In a genomic window of Cytobacillus sp. FSL H8-0458:
- a CDS encoding TVP38/TMEM64 family protein, which produces MFSDIIESLSDEPILAALFSIFMNIAAAVTGFLPSAFITAGTVAVFDLKMGLVLLIIGEAAGAIISFILYRKGISKHTSSFPQLKNNKFFSKLQSAEGPAAFFMVVLLRVLPFVPSGAVTLAAAYSKMKLLPFGIASTMGKIPALFMEAFAVSHVLKFERELQIAIFLLASFFFLVYYLYKNYKLS; this is translated from the coding sequence ATGTTTTCTGATATCATTGAATCACTTTCAGATGAACCGATATTGGCGGCTTTATTTAGCATATTCATGAACATTGCTGCAGCGGTAACGGGATTCCTCCCAAGTGCCTTTATTACTGCTGGAACAGTTGCCGTTTTTGATTTAAAAATGGGGCTGGTTCTTTTGATCATCGGAGAAGCAGCCGGAGCAATTATAAGTTTTATACTTTATCGCAAAGGGATCAGCAAGCATACCTCCTCTTTTCCTCAGCTAAAGAATAACAAATTTTTCTCAAAGCTCCAGAGTGCGGAAGGTCCAGCTGCGTTTTTCATGGTTGTTTTGCTGAGGGTCTTGCCTTTTGTCCCATCAGGTGCAGTCACACTGGCAGCAGCATACAGCAAAATGAAGCTTCTGCCCTTCGGCATTGCCAGCACGATGGGGAAAATACCTGCATTGTTCATGGAAGCCTTTGCGGTTTCACATGTACTAAAATTTGAAAGAGAGCTGCAAATAGCCATTTTTCTATTAGCTTCATTCTTCTTTTTAGTTTACTATTTATATAAAAATTATAAATTAAGTTAA